The following proteins are co-located in the Rhodococcus opacus B4 genome:
- the metK gene encoding methionine adenosyltransferase: MSQSGSRLFTSESVTEGHPDKICDAISDSILDALLTDDPRARVAVETLVTTGQVHVAGEVTTTAYADIPKIVRDTVLEIGYDSSAKGFDGNSCGVNVAIGAQSPEIAQGVDHSHEVRTGELSDDEIDRQGAGDQGLMFGFATTDTPELMPLPIALAHRLSRRLTEVRKSGVLPYLRPDGKTQVTIEYDGDKAVRLDTVVISTQHAADIDLDNLLTPDLREKVLGSVLAEIDMPELDVSDIRLLVNPTGKFVLGGPMGDAGLTGRKIIVDTYGGMARHGGGAFSGKDPSKVDRSAAYAMRWVAKNAVAAGLADRIEVQVAYAIGKAAPVGLFVETFGTEKTDPARIQQAITETFDLRPGAIIRDLDLLRPIYAQTAAYGHFGRTDIDLPWESIDRAEKLRAAAGL, translated from the coding sequence GTGAGCCAGTCCGGTAGTCGGCTATTCACCAGTGAGTCTGTGACCGAGGGGCACCCGGACAAGATTTGTGATGCGATCAGCGACTCCATCCTCGACGCGCTCCTCACCGACGACCCCCGCGCCCGCGTCGCGGTCGAGACGCTGGTGACCACCGGACAGGTCCACGTCGCCGGTGAGGTGACGACCACCGCCTACGCCGACATCCCCAAGATCGTGCGCGACACCGTGCTCGAGATCGGGTACGACTCCTCGGCCAAGGGCTTCGACGGCAATTCCTGCGGCGTCAACGTGGCGATCGGGGCGCAATCCCCGGAGATCGCTCAGGGCGTCGACCACTCGCACGAGGTCCGCACCGGCGAACTGAGCGACGACGAGATCGACCGCCAGGGCGCGGGCGACCAGGGACTGATGTTCGGGTTCGCCACCACCGACACCCCGGAGCTGATGCCCCTGCCGATCGCGCTGGCGCACCGGCTGTCGCGGCGACTCACCGAGGTCCGCAAGTCGGGGGTCCTCCCGTACCTGCGCCCGGACGGCAAGACCCAGGTCACCATCGAATACGACGGTGACAAGGCCGTTCGACTCGACACCGTGGTCATCTCGACGCAGCACGCCGCCGACATCGACCTCGACAACCTGCTCACCCCGGATCTGCGGGAGAAGGTGCTCGGTTCGGTTCTCGCGGAGATCGACATGCCCGAACTCGACGTCTCGGACATCCGCCTGCTCGTCAACCCGACCGGCAAGTTCGTGCTCGGCGGCCCGATGGGCGACGCCGGATTGACCGGTCGCAAGATCATCGTCGACACGTACGGCGGCATGGCCCGGCACGGCGGCGGCGCGTTCTCCGGCAAGGACCCGTCGAAGGTCGACCGGTCGGCTGCCTACGCCATGCGCTGGGTGGCCAAGAACGCGGTCGCGGCAGGCCTGGCGGACCGGATCGAGGTCCAGGTGGCGTACGCGATCGGCAAGGCGGCGCCGGTCGGCCTGTTCGTCGAGACGTTCGGGACCGAGAAGACGGATCCGGCACGGATCCAACAGGCCATCACCGAGACGTTCGATCTGCGTCCGGGCGCCATCATCCGCGACCTCGACCTGCTGCGGCCGATCTACGCGCAGACCGCGGCGTACGGTCATTTCGGTCGTACCGACATCGACCTCCCGTGGGAGAGCATCGACCGGGCGGAGAAGCTGCGGGCAGCCGCAGGCCTCTGA